In the Leptospira sp. WS4.C2 genome, one interval contains:
- a CDS encoding ATP-binding protein gives MSWDSFHRNRRKRITPVFRIYSVPFSFCKKKIPNLSLKLKKGLEETGRLVRYHELKKITDKISAVILTGHHCKDYTESIFLHLTRGGGKKAFYTLPPFDGERFLPLVFFEDRELELLYDFITNNMKIFEDESNKDPSFKRNRIRMDLLPILEKENWNFHKTYWNFHDRSQLNLQFDLKKVSTSKQEPHIFRIPHETWTSLNLSAKKDLIDFHLKLLGHYPLYKSGFDNFHLQSEGERAFLENKNCFLYKSKFGDLFIIDKKSPAFKKAVSSRDGSYLNIEWNQNRFRLSDPEEKYSLGSWHHGQKIQIRSGNKEISECMRENGIPFFLRTYIPILYFEGEPIQILFSLFSKSEKNYPKRIYLER, from the coding sequence ATCTCATGGGATTCGTTCCATCGAAACAGAAGAAAAAGAATTACTCCAGTTTTTAGAATCTACTCAGTTCCCTTTTCATTTTGTAAAAAAAAAATCCCAAATCTTTCTCTCAAACTAAAAAAAGGATTAGAGGAAACGGGAAGACTCGTTCGTTACCACGAACTTAAAAAAATTACCGATAAAATTTCAGCAGTAATCCTTACCGGTCATCATTGTAAAGATTATACAGAGTCCATTTTTTTACATCTAACAAGAGGAGGTGGAAAAAAAGCTTTTTATACGCTCCCTCCTTTTGATGGGGAACGATTTTTACCTTTAGTCTTTTTTGAAGATAGGGAATTAGAATTACTCTATGACTTTATAACCAACAATATGAAGATCTTTGAAGACGAATCCAACAAAGATCCCAGTTTCAAACGTAATCGAATTCGTATGGACTTACTTCCTATATTAGAAAAAGAAAATTGGAACTTTCATAAAACCTATTGGAATTTTCATGATCGTTCTCAACTCAATTTACAATTTGATTTAAAAAAGGTATCCACCTCCAAACAAGAACCACATATCTTTCGTATCCCACACGAAACTTGGACTAGTCTCAATTTATCCGCCAAAAAAGATCTGATTGATTTTCATTTAAAGTTACTTGGCCACTATCCTTTATACAAATCGGGATTTGATAATTTCCATCTCCAATCGGAAGGGGAAAGGGCATTTTTAGAAAATAAAAACTGTTTTCTATACAAATCGAAGTTTGGTGATCTTTTTATCATTGATAAAAAGTCTCCAGCTTTTAAAAAAGCAGTTTCTTCACGAGATGGATCCTATTTAAATATTGAATGGAATCAAAACAGATTCAGACTTTCCGATCCAGAAGAAAAATACAGCCTTGGATCTTGGCATCATGGTCAAAAAATTCAAATCCGCTCTGGGAATAAGGAAATTTCCGAATGTATGCGGGAAAATGGAATCCCGTTTTTCCTAAGAACCTATATTCCCATCCTTTATTTTGAAGGGGAACCCATTCAAATTTTGTTTTCTCTCTTTTCGAAAAGCGAAAAGAATTATCCCAAACGAATCTATCTGGAAAGGTGA
- a CDS encoding arginosuccinate synthase, which yields MIPEIPAPIAKLFEMALSRMGSRIATTWVENKTQFLISYSGGKDSSLLVLFFKYLKDTYQIQSPTLFYLSHGIRSIETEEKELLQFLESTQFPFHFVKKKSQIFLSN from the coding sequence ATGATCCCGGAAATTCCCGCTCCAATCGCAAAACTGTTTGAAATGGCCCTAAGTCGCATGGGGAGCCGGATTGCAACAACCTGGGTAGAAAACAAAACCCAGTTTCTCATCTCATATTCTGGCGGAAAAGATTCATCCCTTTTGGTTTTGTTTTTTAAATATCTTAAGGATACTTACCAAATCCAATCACCCACATTATTTTATTTATCTCATGGGATTCGTTCCATCGAAACAGAAGAAAAAGAATTACTCCAGTTTTTAGAATCTACTCAGTTCCCTTTTCATTTTGTAAAAAAAAAATCCCAAATCTTTCTCTCAAACTAA
- a CDS encoding SpoIIE family protein phosphatase: protein MQRFTELISIRLKRDKIAIFITNLELGEIKLAYYSSRQKTLQRAIKRITLDYDLSYGVLIEAMAKGEPCFYKFSEQSHPFYEFYSKLTGTKSQLVIPILYANTAVGMVTIDYEEEDSSDFIEDQEILQLVVGQFAVSLRNSLLFSKSENQSKNFQSLHTAALTLSQLYLNNHDEMIRMILLTLSGIVESSLTCLIERTIESSKAKIFKLYRDLENYQIHTKTETIDLENITSLLQTKETITIDPITNPNLAALGIEGKESMVFPLTLENGTACVFILTKQENRFPQDEIEALNAFVSLARITMENSNLYQNLSNKERLEKEIEIAKEIQSTLLPRKAPEAEGFSFGGFMVPARGIGGDYYDFILSPNRNELFICIGDVSGKGVAAGLVMATVRTILHSLVRVKDSPWEILNDINSYLYTSYKEAITPRFMSMILLRWNLITGEVQFSGAGHGNFYHYHADSKSLSVIETEGVILGIQPDISSFRNESKLRFDSGDTILLYTDGVTEARNSLESQFGESQLKSSFLSFIPLEPKNILEKIYSELKEFVKEQEQHDDITMVAVRKI, encoded by the coding sequence ATGCAAAGGTTTACCGAACTTATCTCTATTCGTTTGAAGCGCGATAAAATTGCAATATTCATCACCAATCTAGAGTTAGGTGAAATTAAATTAGCCTACTATTCAAGTCGGCAAAAAACCTTACAAAGAGCCATCAAACGAATTACTTTGGATTATGATTTGAGTTATGGAGTTTTGATTGAAGCGATGGCAAAAGGGGAACCTTGTTTTTATAAATTTTCAGAACAAAGCCATCCATTTTACGAATTTTATTCTAAACTCACTGGAACAAAATCGCAATTAGTTATTCCCATTCTTTATGCCAACACAGCGGTAGGAATGGTCACCATTGATTACGAAGAAGAAGATTCTTCTGACTTTATTGAAGACCAGGAGATTTTGCAACTTGTGGTTGGTCAATTTGCTGTATCACTGCGAAATTCCCTTTTGTTTTCTAAATCAGAAAACCAATCCAAAAATTTTCAAAGTTTGCATACTGCTGCCTTAACTCTCAGCCAACTTTATTTAAACAATCATGATGAAATGATTCGGATGATTCTTTTAACTCTTTCAGGCATTGTGGAATCCTCTTTGACCTGTCTCATAGAAAGAACGATTGAGTCGTCCAAAGCAAAAATATTTAAACTTTATAGGGATTTAGAAAACTACCAAATTCATACAAAAACTGAAACCATCGATTTAGAAAATATTACTTCTCTATTACAAACCAAAGAAACCATTACCATCGATCCAATCACCAATCCAAACTTGGCAGCTCTTGGTATCGAAGGTAAAGAATCTATGGTTTTTCCACTCACTTTGGAAAATGGAACTGCTTGCGTTTTTATTCTCACCAAACAAGAGAATCGTTTTCCACAAGATGAAATCGAAGCGCTCAATGCTTTTGTTTCTTTAGCTAGAATCACTATGGAAAATTCCAATTTATACCAAAATCTTTCGAATAAAGAAAGGTTAGAAAAAGAAATTGAAATTGCAAAAGAAATCCAAAGTACTCTCTTACCTAGAAAAGCTCCAGAAGCAGAAGGATTTTCCTTTGGTGGCTTTATGGTTCCGGCTCGTGGGATTGGAGGTGATTATTATGATTTCATACTTTCACCTAATAGAAACGAGTTGTTTATCTGTATCGGGGATGTCAGTGGTAAGGGAGTGGCCGCAGGCCTTGTTATGGCAACAGTCAGAACCATACTTCATTCCCTTGTCCGAGTGAAAGATTCGCCTTGGGAGATTCTAAACGACATTAATAGTTACCTTTATACTAGTTACAAGGAAGCTATCACTCCACGTTTTATGAGTATGATTTTACTGCGCTGGAATCTCATTACTGGAGAGGTACAATTCTCTGGTGCTGGTCATGGAAACTTTTACCATTATCATGCAGATTCTAAATCACTCTCTGTCATCGAAACAGAAGGTGTGATCCTTGGAATCCAACCTGATATTTCCTCCTTTCGGAATGAATCCAAATTGCGATTTGATTCGGGTGACACCATTTTATTGTACACAGATGGAGTCACAGAAGCGCGAAACTCGCTAGAATCCCAGTTTGGAGAGTCCCAACTCAAATCTAGTTTTCTTTCGTTTATCCCACTAGAACCAAAAAACATTCTAGAGAAAATCTATTCAGAACTAAAAGAATTTGTCAAAGAACAGGAACAACACGATGATATCACTATGGTGGCAGTAAGGAAGATATGA